One genomic window of Paeniglutamicibacter sp. Y32M11 includes the following:
- a CDS encoding alpha/beta hydrolase: protein MGLDSVGHRRGNNRRYTQKNNASVTAKFPANMTLSASGNSTIRSDGSTSSALADRELESWIAEVRENPGPSCAAVGVQALRADSEARAKSRVPGPELPNVKDLSADTGLSWRLYRASHEEKPMVIYLHGGGFVFGDLNSHDGICRRLALMADVAVLAVDYRRAPENPSPAAVDDAVSAYTWAVEHLSELGGSAQNGVALAGDSAGGAIALLAATRLVEDSMSPSALFLGYPNADMTLGQQSITAKGNGWSLDSADLSWFVEQWVPDPSRRDYPTVSPIHASLHGLPAVMLITAEHDPLRDEGELLAEKLRGANVPTCHYMERGLVHGFFGLTHISPAAEHAASRAFADFGKFLREATNQPHAKPFQC, encoded by the coding sequence ATGGGTCTTGATTCTGTTGGGCATAGGCGCGGAAATAATCGCCGTTACACGCAAAAGAACAATGCTTCAGTGACGGCGAAATTTCCGGCGAATATGACGTTGTCAGCCTCGGGGAATTCAACGATCCGTTCTGATGGATCAACTTCATCTGCCCTAGCTGATCGCGAATTGGAAAGCTGGATTGCCGAGGTGCGGGAAAATCCGGGCCCCTCGTGCGCTGCGGTTGGCGTGCAAGCCCTTCGTGCTGACTCCGAGGCACGCGCCAAATCACGCGTTCCTGGGCCCGAATTGCCTAACGTCAAAGACCTTAGTGCCGATACAGGGTTGAGTTGGCGTCTGTATCGAGCAAGTCATGAAGAAAAACCAATGGTGATTTACCTGCACGGAGGCGGGTTCGTCTTCGGAGATTTGAACTCTCATGATGGAATTTGCCGGAGACTGGCACTAATGGCAGATGTAGCAGTTCTGGCCGTGGACTACAGGCGCGCACCTGAAAATCCCAGCCCCGCTGCTGTGGACGACGCGGTAAGCGCTTATACCTGGGCAGTGGAACACTTATCCGAGCTAGGTGGCTCGGCACAGAATGGCGTCGCATTGGCAGGTGACAGCGCAGGAGGCGCGATTGCCTTGTTAGCCGCAACACGGCTCGTTGAAGACTCGATGTCACCTTCGGCGCTATTCCTCGGATACCCAAACGCCGATATGACCCTTGGCCAACAAAGTATCACCGCGAAGGGCAACGGGTGGAGTCTCGACTCAGCCGACCTTTCCTGGTTTGTTGAGCAATGGGTGCCCGACCCCAGCCGTCGAGATTACCCGACGGTTAGCCCGATACATGCTTCTTTGCATGGTTTGCCCGCGGTCATGCTCATCACGGCCGAACACGACCCCTTAAGGGATGAGGGTGAACTACTTGCTGAGAAACTACGAGGTGCAAACGTTCCCACGTGCCATTACATGGAACGGGGACTCGTGCACGGTTTCTTCGGACTGACACATATCTCTCCGGCGGCTGAGCATGCAGCAAGCCGGGCCTTCGCTGATTTCGGGAAGTTTCTGCGCGAAGCTACCAACCAACCCCATGCAAAACCTTTTCAATGCTAA
- a CDS encoding methionine ABC transporter ATP-binding protein, which translates to MISLKNLTKVYGHGEQSLTVLDNLDIDVANGEILAIVGPSGAGKSTLAQCINLLERPTSGQVIVNGEDLAQLPERKLRVARRRIGTVFQSASLLSRRTAAENIALPLQYLGVTPAETKARVGELLERVGLSHRANHYPFELSGGQLQRVGIARALALRPAVLLSDEATSGLDPETTRSVVSLLRQLRDDLDLAVVFITHEMDTVLHVADSAARLENGRITEQGSLVDLLTDHDSALGRALQPHLSPAEPEAGSSLWHVTYDSRKVPSDWLQLVSAELAEPVALLAATIQSIDGTSTGNATVGLRAPAHLATAAFARHGLRAIPGELAIANSALDHSSDTRATEDLQWA; encoded by the coding sequence ATGATCAGCCTGAAGAACCTCACCAAGGTCTACGGACATGGAGAACAATCCCTCACCGTCTTGGACAACTTGGACATTGACGTCGCAAACGGCGAAATTCTTGCCATCGTCGGCCCCTCGGGCGCCGGCAAGTCAACGCTCGCCCAGTGCATCAACCTCTTGGAACGCCCGACCTCGGGTCAGGTGATCGTCAACGGTGAGGACCTAGCGCAGCTACCCGAACGCAAATTGCGTGTGGCCCGACGCCGCATCGGCACGGTATTTCAGTCGGCGAGTTTGCTCTCCCGCCGCACAGCCGCCGAAAACATCGCCCTGCCGCTGCAGTATCTCGGTGTCACCCCGGCAGAAACCAAGGCGCGGGTCGGCGAACTGCTTGAACGCGTGGGGCTCTCGCACCGTGCAAACCACTACCCCTTTGAGCTCTCCGGTGGCCAGCTGCAGCGGGTGGGCATTGCCCGGGCACTAGCTTTGCGACCGGCGGTTTTGCTCTCCGATGAAGCCACTTCGGGCCTCGACCCCGAAACCACCCGATCCGTCGTCTCGCTACTGCGCCAGCTACGTGACGATCTGGATCTGGCGGTGGTGTTCATTACCCACGAAATGGATACGGTGCTGCACGTTGCCGATTCCGCCGCCCGATTAGAGAACGGTCGGATCACCGAACAAGGATCGTTGGTGGACCTGCTTACCGACCACGACTCGGCCCTGGGACGCGCCCTGCAACCTCACCTCTCGCCGGCAGAACCCGAAGCAGGCTCAAGCCTCTGGCATGTCACCTACGACTCGCGAAAAGTACCCAGCGATTGGCTTCAGCTGGTTTCGGCCGAGCTGGCAGAGCCGGTAGCCCTGCTGGCCGCCACCATCCAGAGCATTGACGGAACTAGCACCGGCAACGCCACGGTCGGGCTCCGTGCCCCCGCGCACTTGGCCACCGCCGCCTTCGCCCGCCATGGGCTGCGGGCAATCCCGGGGGAACTCGCCATCGCGAACTCCGCGCTTGATCACTCGTCCGATACCCGAGCCACTGAGGATCTCCAATGGGCCTAA
- the arr gene encoding NAD(+)--rifampin ADP-ribosyltransferase, which produces MSLILDEGPFFHGTKADLREGDLLEAGFRSNYRPEVVMNHIYFTALPNGAGLAAELAQGDGVPRVYVVEPTGMFENDPNVTDKKFPGNPTRSYRSRTPLRIIGEVTDWPRQTTEALQAWKERLAELRADERGEIIN; this is translated from the coding sequence GTGAGTCTGATCTTGGATGAAGGACCCTTTTTTCACGGCACAAAAGCTGATCTCCGGGAAGGCGATCTCCTAGAAGCTGGCTTTCGCTCGAATTATCGTCCGGAGGTCGTGATGAACCATATCTATTTCACCGCGCTTCCAAATGGTGCTGGACTCGCCGCGGAACTCGCGCAGGGTGACGGCGTCCCTCGGGTCTATGTGGTTGAGCCGACCGGCATGTTCGAGAATGACCCGAACGTGACCGACAAGAAGTTTCCGGGCAACCCCACCCGTTCTTACCGCAGCAGAACCCCACTCAGGATTATTGGCGAAGTCACCGATTGGCCACGACAGACGACCGAGGCATTGCAGGCTTGGAAAGAGCGCCTCGCGGAGCTTCGCGCCGACGAACGCGGTGAAATCATCAACTGA
- a CDS encoding methionine ABC transporter permease yields the protein MGLNISSAVQIHALSDTALADLPALLLPALGETLAMVGIVMLIVIVVGTPIAVALHNMAPGGLFERQGTYSVLSWIVNIGRSLPFLVLMAAIVPFTRFITGTNIGIAAAVVPMSLAGIPFFARLVENCLRDVPLSVTAAARASGGSPLQIIRTAQLGEAVPAILGGLTINTIAMIEYSAIAGTIGAGGIGYVAVTYGYQRFDNTVMLATVILLILMVTIVQLTGDALVRAATPHLSRRK from the coding sequence ATGGGCCTAAACATTTCCTCGGCAGTCCAGATTCACGCGCTGTCCGATACCGCACTGGCCGATTTGCCGGCACTTCTGCTTCCGGCCCTCGGCGAGACACTTGCGATGGTCGGCATCGTGATGCTCATTGTCATCGTGGTGGGAACCCCGATCGCCGTGGCGCTGCACAATATGGCTCCGGGTGGACTCTTCGAACGCCAAGGCACCTATTCGGTGCTCAGCTGGATCGTGAACATCGGCCGCTCACTGCCGTTCCTGGTGTTGATGGCGGCGATTGTCCCGTTCACCCGCTTTATCACCGGCACCAACATTGGCATTGCCGCGGCAGTCGTTCCCATGTCACTGGCCGGCATCCCCTTCTTCGCTCGGTTGGTGGAGAACTGTTTGCGCGATGTTCCGCTTTCGGTCACCGCCGCGGCGCGTGCCTCGGGCGGTTCGCCCCTGCAAATCATTCGCACGGCCCAGCTTGGTGAGGCAGTTCCAGCGATTCTGGGCGGGCTCACCATCAATACCATCGCGATGATCGAGTACTCGGCCATCGCCGGAACCATCGGCGCAGGTGGCATCGGCTACGTCGCCGTCACCTACGGTTACCAGCGCTTTGACAACACCGTCATGCTGGCCACCGTCATCCTGCTGATTCTCATGGTCACGATCGTTCAGCTCACCGGAGATGCATTGGTGCGGGCAGCCACCCCGCACCTCAGCCGCCGCAAATAA
- a CDS encoding GNAT family N-acetyltransferase, which translates to MREIDQEVNYLRFERVAPDDVWAEIASLIVLSFAAPPYNESPDELQSIDQWGREKLASPGGRLVAARHDGHLVGFALSQRLDQDSSWLRRLNAMLPTLDAEISPSRTVIIQELAVDENFRGRGIAKQCIRELLSSRTEQDAVLGVFGQASQVREIYRHWGFSELGTSPIYGGTVTLHTLHRKLPWTA; encoded by the coding sequence ATGAGAGAGATTGACCAGGAAGTTAATTACCTCCGGTTCGAGCGAGTTGCCCCGGACGATGTTTGGGCTGAAATCGCGAGTCTCATCGTCTTGAGCTTTGCAGCCCCTCCTTACAATGAATCACCAGACGAATTGCAAAGCATTGATCAATGGGGCCGCGAGAAACTTGCTAGTCCTGGTGGGCGACTTGTCGCGGCGAGGCACGATGGACACTTGGTCGGCTTTGCGTTATCTCAGAGACTGGATCAGGACAGCTCTTGGCTGCGACGACTAAACGCGATGCTGCCCACGCTAGACGCGGAAATCTCGCCTTCGAGAACCGTAATTATCCAGGAACTCGCTGTCGACGAAAACTTTCGAGGCCGGGGGATAGCTAAACAGTGCATCCGTGAACTCCTGTCGAGCCGAACCGAACAGGATGCCGTCTTGGGTGTTTTCGGCCAAGCCTCCCAGGTCCGAGAGATTTATCGGCACTGGGGGTTTTCGGAGCTTGGAACCTCTCCCATTTACGGGGGAACCGTAACTCTACATACCTTGCATCGCAAACTTCCTTGGACGGCCTAG